A DNA window from Pongo abelii isolate AG06213 chromosome 2, NHGRI_mPonAbe1-v2.0_pri, whole genome shotgun sequence contains the following coding sequences:
- the TBCCD1 gene encoding TBCC domain-containing protein 1: MDQSRVLLWVKAEPFIVGALQVPPPSKFSLHYLRKISTYVKIRATEGAYPRLYWSTWRHIACGKLQLAKDLAWLYFEIFDSLSVKTPEERLEWSEVLSNCMSEEEVEKQRNQLSVDTLQFLLFLYIQQLNKVSLRTSLIGEEWPSPRNRSQSPDLTEKSNCHNKNWNDYSHQAFVCDHLSDLLELLLDPEQLTASFHSTHSSLVSREAVVALSFLIEGTISRARKIYPLHELALWQPLHADSGFSKISKTFSFYKLETWLRSCLTGNPFGTSACLKSGKKLAWAHQVEGTTKRAKIACNTHVAPRMHRLVVMSQVYKQTLAKSSDTLVGAHVKIHRCNESFIYLLSPLRSVTIEKCRNSIFVLGPVGTTLHLHSCDNVKVIAVCHRLSISSTTACIFHILTPTRPLILSGNQTVTFAPFHTHYPMLEDHMARTGLATVPNYWDNPMVVCRENSDTSVFRLLPPCEFYVFIIPFEMEGDTTEIPGGLPSVYQKALGQREQKIQIWQKTVKEAHLTKDQRKQFQVLVENKFYEWLINTGHRQQLDSLVPPAAGSKQAAG, encoded by the exons ATGGATCAGTCCAGAGTTCTCCTCTGGGTGAAAGCAGAACCCTTTATAGTGGGTGCCTTGCAGGTCCCCCCTCCATCCAAGTTTAGTCTTCACTATCTCAGGAAGATATCCACCTATGTGAAAATCCGGGCCACAGAAGGAGCTTACCCGCGCCTCTACTGGTCTACATGGAGGCACATCGCTTGTGGGAAGCTGCAGTTGGCCAAGGACCTGGCATGGCTTTACTTCGAAATATTTGATAGTCTTTCAGTGAAGACACCTGAGGAGCGCCTGGAATGGTCTGAGGTTCTGTCCAACTGCATGTCTGAGGAGGAAGTTGAAAAGCAGAGAAATCAG CTTTCAGTGGACACGCTACAGTTTCTGCTCTTCTTATACATTCAACAGTTGAACAAGGTCTCCCTAAGGACATCTTTGATTGGCGAAGAGTGGCCCAGTCCCAGAAACagatctcagtctcctgacctgaCTGAAAAATCTAATTGTCATAATAAG aactggAATGATTACAGTCACCAAGCTTTTGTCTGTGATCATCTGTCTGATCTCCTTGAGCTGCTTTTAGATCCAGAACAACTCACTGCGTCATTTCATTCAACCCATAGTAGTCTAGTGTCTCGAGAAGCTGTTGTGGCGCTCAGCTTCCTTATTGAAGGTACAATAAGTAGAGCCAGGAAGATCTATCCACTTCATGAACTTGCACTGTGGCAGCCACTGCATGCAGATAGTGGCTTCTCAAAGATCTCTAAGACTTTCTCTTTCTACAAACTGGAAACCTGGTTGAGGTCCTGTTTGACTGGGAATCCATTTGGTACATCAGCTTGCCTCAAGTCTGGAAAGAAATTGGCTTGGGCTCATCaag TTGAAGGGACCACCAAAAGAGCTAAGATTGCTTGTAATACTCATGTGGCCCCTAGGATGCACCGACTGGTAGTGATGAGCCAGGTTTACAAGCAGACACTGGCTAAGAGCTCAGATACTCTGGTGGGGGCACATGTAAAGATTCATCGTTGCAACGAATCTTTTATATATCTGCTCTCTCCCTTACG atcTGTGACAATTGAGAAGTGCAGGAATAGCATCTTTGTCTTGGGCCCTGTAGGGACTACACTTCACCTCCACAGTTGTGACAATGTTAAAGTCATTGCTGTTTGTCATCGTTTGTCCATCTCTTCTACAACAGCTTGCATCTTTCACATTCTGACGCCTACACGCCCACTTATTCTCTCTGGGAACCAGACAGTAACTTTTGCCCCTTTTCATACCCATTACCCAATGCTAGAGGACCATATGGCCAGGACTGGCCTTGCTACAGTGCCTAACTATTGGGATAATCCAATGGTTGTGTGCAGAGAGAACAGCGACACAAGTGTCTTCCGGCTTTTACCACCTTGTGaattctatgtatttattattccCTTTGAAATGGAAGGGGACACGACAGAGATACCCGGGGGTCTTCCATCTGTATATCAGAAAGCACTGGGTCAAAGAGAACAGAAGATACAGATCTGGCAGAAAACTGTGAAGGAGGCTCATTTGACAAA GGATCAAAGGAAGCAGTTCCAGGTACTGGTAGAGAACAAGTTTTATGAATGGTTGATTAATACAGGACATCGCCAACAGCTGGACAGCCTTGTACCCCCTGCAGCAGGCTCCAAACAAGCAGCTGGATAA